In Bacteroidota bacterium, a single window of DNA contains:
- a CDS encoding two-component regulator propeller domain-containing protein: MKKLLCLISLLGCLFYAKAQQDKFYTPYQGLSNTSFNKITQDKEGFIWIATNNGLNKFDGYNYVVYKHDPSNVNSLDLDAVFAVFADSKGRLWVGTEHGLNLYKRQKDNFYRYPVKYKGKAIHMQITDISEDKNQNIWLTTSVGLIKINTRNNTSYFFNHKFENQELSRDLLNAELFDDNGCLWIGSDKNGLFCYNPYTNRFINYRHNKNSNSLCDNSILSLGKDAHGNIVIGTIKGGISIFNIKSHTFRTISYFHTPGNLFNGGIYSIATDKKGTIWIGTERNGLKILDPVSLTLHDANHVIDLENINDSKIHIFDDSKGNLWFGIDYAGIYLKKQTEKPFFCFKKINNSTFSISNNIVKSILYDSNHNLWVGTDGGGLNCLPEGGKTFKNFIHNPANLSSLPDNAVISLFEDKKHNIWTGTYLGGLSMFDRKQNSFHTYLIDPLNKGRDFNYVTSIISDQANNLWVATNGGGLQHFDTQTHKYTNYQTIKIKNKTVNLPLFLTALLLDRNNNLWLGSYYGLYCWNQNTSHYNAYTAANGKIQGDAIFCLFEDVDYKIWFGASSGLYCIDERNQHIKKYTTSDGLANNSVYGILKDDKNNLWLSTLNGLSKFNLKTKIFRNYYTYDGLSGNEFRPASCFKGKNGTFYFGGTSGLIYFQPDSIRETKGFPTLVFTRFKIFENVVPVGKNSEGRIILKESINETKKINFRHIDNSFTIEFAAIDYNAPEKIRYAYKMEGFDRKWTIKDYSQRFANYTNLNPGTYIFKLKATNSDGIWNSKDREIIIHVKPPFWESWWAYLVYVCLLLLAFLLIRKLMIFRFTMRNNLQIERLEREKLEELNKSKLQFFSNVSHEFR; this comes from the coding sequence ATGAAAAAACTGCTTTGTCTGATAAGCCTATTGGGTTGCTTATTTTATGCTAAAGCACAACAGGATAAATTTTATACCCCCTATCAGGGTTTATCCAATACTTCATTTAACAAGATTACCCAGGACAAAGAGGGTTTTATCTGGATTGCCACCAATAATGGCCTGAATAAATTCGACGGATATAATTACGTCGTTTACAAACACGACCCCTCAAATGTTAACTCACTTGATCTGGATGCAGTCTTTGCCGTATTTGCAGACTCTAAAGGAAGATTATGGGTAGGTACAGAACATGGGTTGAATTTATACAAGCGGCAAAAGGATAATTTTTACCGTTATCCTGTAAAATATAAGGGTAAGGCTATTCATATGCAAATTACCGATATTTCAGAAGATAAAAATCAGAATATCTGGTTGACTACTTCCGTGGGACTGATTAAAATAAATACAAGAAATAATACTTCATATTTTTTCAACCATAAATTTGAAAATCAGGAATTATCCCGGGATTTGCTAAATGCCGAACTTTTTGATGATAACGGCTGTCTTTGGATAGGCAGCGATAAAAACGGGTTATTCTGTTATAATCCCTATACAAACAGATTTATTAATTACCGCCATAATAAAAACAGCAATTCACTTTGTGATAATTCTATCCTTTCTTTAGGTAAGGATGCACATGGGAATATTGTGATCGGAACAATAAAAGGAGGAATCAGCATTTTTAACATTAAAAGCCACACTTTCAGGACCATCTCTTATTTTCATACTCCCGGTAATCTGTTTAATGGAGGCATCTATTCCATTGCAACAGATAAAAAAGGAACAATCTGGATAGGCACCGAACGAAACGGATTAAAAATTCTTGATCCCGTATCTCTTACTCTCCATGATGCAAACCATGTCATTGACCTGGAAAATATAAATGATTCAAAAATTCATATTTTTGATGACTCTAAAGGAAATTTATGGTTTGGGATTGATTATGCCGGGATATATCTTAAAAAACAGACGGAAAAACCCTTTTTCTGTTTTAAAAAGATAAACAATTCTACTTTCAGCATAAGCAACAACATCGTCAAATCAATTCTTTATGACAGCAACCATAATTTATGGGTTGGCACTGATGGTGGAGGCTTAAACTGTCTCCCCGAGGGAGGGAAAACTTTTAAAAATTTCATCCATAATCCGGCTAATTTATCTTCCTTGCCTGATAATGCAGTAATTTCTTTATTTGAAGATAAAAAACATAATATTTGGACAGGAACTTACCTGGGCGGGCTTTCCATGTTCGACAGGAAACAAAACAGCTTTCACACTTATCTGATAGATCCATTAAATAAAGGAAGGGATTTTAATTATGTTACTTCCATCATATCAGACCAGGCCAACAACCTTTGGGTAGCAACCAACGGGGGCGGACTTCAGCATTTTGACACCCAAACCCATAAATATACCAATTACCAGACTATTAAAATAAAAAATAAAACCGTCAACCTTCCTTTGTTTCTCACCGCTCTTTTACTGGACAGGAATAATAATTTATGGTTGGGAAGTTACTATGGTTTATACTGCTGGAATCAAAACACTTCGCATTATAATGCCTATACAGCTGCAAATGGGAAAATCCAGGGAGACGCAATTTTTTGCCTGTTTGAGGATGTTGATTATAAAATATGGTTTGGTGCATCAAGTGGTTTGTATTGTATTGATGAAAGGAACCAGCATATAAAGAAATATACTACCTCTGATGGTCTCGCCAATAATTCCGTATATGGAATCTTAAAAGATGATAAAAATAACCTCTGGCTCTCAACCCTGAATGGTTTATCAAAATTTAACCTTAAGACAAAAATTTTCAGAAATTATTATACCTATGACGGTTTATCCGGGAACGAGTTCAGGCCTGCTTCCTGCTTTAAGGGGAAAAATGGGACTTTCTATTTTGGAGGGACATCAGGGCTGATTTATTTTCAACCCGACAGCATCCGCGAAACCAAAGGCTTCCCCACCCTGGTCTTTACCAGGTTTAAAATTTTCGAAAATGTAGTGCCTGTAGGGAAAAATTCAGAAGGACGAATTATTCTTAAAGAATCTATCAATGAAACAAAGAAAATAAATTTCAGACATATTGATAACAGCTTTACCATTGAGTTTGCAGCTATTGATTATAATGCACCGGAAAAAATCAGGTATGCATACAAAATGGAAGGATTTGACAGGAAATGGACAATAAAGGATTATAGTCAGCGATTTGCAAATTATACCAACCTTAATCCCGGTACTTATATTTTCAAACTGAAAGCAACAAACAGTGATGGTATATGGAACAGCAAAGACCGGGAAATTATTATTCACGTCAAACCTCCTTTTT